A section of the Papio anubis isolate 15944 chromosome 16, Panubis1.0, whole genome shotgun sequence genome encodes:
- the LOC103888394 gene encoding proline-rich protein HaeIII subfamily 1-like, whose product MLGQCTSCRSLRAISPIGHAPSNHHFPPKKGREPQPAGTCPPPPTGEKQPRPHGFRCSHGSKRAPALPGAPARRPPAQSPAQPRWPRLQPAAKRRARPVPPGLPGAPRQAALTPGRRPLTLAAFAPKASRDEQVTDSTTICQRGLIEETGPARQISDLRKVSRGAFRAGGCPSSLASSGEQTHSPHLYPSPSSSSPSSWEGPPANSITPRGRPGIPAHKLRASWAVFQEATYKSLWLTERETPHSLLLCLSPSHALSPCKAQGY is encoded by the exons ATGCT GGGACAGTGCACCTCCTGCCGCAGCCTGAGAGCAATCAGCCCGATTGGCCACGCTCCCTCAAACCACCACTTTCCCCCGAAAAAGGGACGAGAGCCTCAG CCCGCCGGTACCTGCCCTCCGCCCCCAACAGGCGAGAAGCAGCCGCGTCCACATGGCTTCAGGTGTTCACATGGCAGTAAACGGGCCCCTGCCCTCCCGGGCGCCCCAGCGCGGCGCCCTCCTGCCCAGAGTCCGGCCCAGCCCCGCTGGCCTCGCCTCCAGCCCGCAGCCAAGAGGCGAGCGCGGCCGGTGCCCCCGGGGCTGCCAGGGGCCCCGAGGCAGGCGGCGCTGACTCCCGGACGCCGCCCGCTCACACTCGCCGCCTTTGCACCCAAGGCCTCGCGCGACGAGCAG GTCACTGATTCCACTACCATCTGTCAGCGTGGATTGATTGAGGAGACTGGCCCTGCTCGGCAGATCAGTGACTTGCGCAAAGTGAGCCGGGGTGCCTTCAGAGCAGGCGGATGTCCTTCCTCACTTGCCAGCTCTGGTGAGCAGACACACAGCCCTCACCTTTATCCTTCACCAAGCTCCAGCTCTCCTTCCTCTTGGGAGGGGCCGCCTGCTAACTCAATCACACCAAGAGGGAGGCCTGGAATTCCTGCTCACAAGCTCAGGGCTTCATGGGCAGTCTTCCAGGAGGCAACCTACAAAAGCCTCTGGCTAACAGAGCGGGAAACTCCCCACAGCCTCCTGCTGTGCCTGTCCCCAAGCCACGCACTGTCCCCTTGCAAAGCACAAGGATACTGA